The proteins below come from a single Microbacterium sp. SLBN-154 genomic window:
- the hutH gene encoding histidine ammonia-lyase, translated as MSLLSSATGVLVGDQPLAPADVVAVARHGAAVRVSDAGLARVRETRALIENLADDPRPHYGISTGFGALATTFIAPERRRQLQASLIRSHAAGTGAEVEQEVIRALQLLRLQTLASGRTGVRAEVVELYAGMLNAGITPIVREYGSLGCSGDLAPLAHVALAAMGEGEVRVRGGDVTSAREALAAASLTPLVLEEKEGLALINGTDGMLGMLLLAAHDLEMLLDTADVAAALSIESQLGTDAVFAADLMQLRPHPGQRDSAARLRALLARSGIVASHRDPEVCTRVQDAYSLRCSPQVHGAARDTLTHARMVAERELAAVIDNPVVTIDGRVESNGNFHGAPIAYVLDFLAIAVADVASISERRTDRALDVARNQGLAPFLAHEPGVDSGLMIAQYAAAGIVSELKRLAAPASVDSIPSSAMQEDHVSMGWAAGRKLRRALDGLARVLAIEVVTGARAQQLRAPLRPARATGAVADLVRDAAGGPGPDRFLSPALEAVAGLVASGAIARAAASALSPIISEEHS; from the coding sequence ATGTCTCTGCTCTCCTCGGCCACGGGTGTGCTCGTCGGCGATCAGCCCCTCGCCCCGGCCGATGTCGTCGCCGTCGCCCGTCACGGCGCCGCGGTCCGGGTATCCGACGCGGGACTCGCGCGGGTGCGCGAGACCCGCGCCCTCATCGAGAACCTCGCCGACGACCCCCGCCCGCACTACGGCATCTCGACAGGGTTCGGCGCACTCGCGACCACCTTCATCGCCCCCGAGCGCCGGCGCCAGCTGCAGGCGAGCCTCATCCGCTCGCACGCCGCGGGAACGGGAGCCGAGGTCGAGCAGGAGGTGATCCGGGCGCTTCAGCTCCTCCGGCTCCAGACGCTCGCGTCGGGGCGCACCGGTGTGCGTGCCGAGGTCGTCGAGCTCTACGCGGGCATGCTGAACGCCGGGATCACCCCGATCGTCCGCGAGTACGGGTCGCTCGGCTGCTCGGGAGACCTCGCACCCCTCGCCCACGTCGCGCTCGCGGCCATGGGTGAGGGCGAGGTGCGGGTGCGCGGCGGAGACGTCACCTCGGCGCGGGAGGCGCTCGCCGCGGCATCCCTCACCCCTCTCGTCCTCGAAGAGAAAGAGGGCCTCGCCCTCATCAACGGTACCGACGGGATGCTGGGGATGCTGCTCCTCGCCGCCCACGACCTGGAGATGCTCCTCGACACCGCCGACGTCGCCGCGGCGCTCTCGATCGAGAGCCAGCTCGGCACCGACGCGGTGTTCGCCGCCGACCTGATGCAGCTGCGGCCCCACCCGGGTCAGCGGGATTCGGCCGCCCGCCTGCGCGCTCTCCTCGCCAGATCGGGCATCGTCGCCAGTCATCGCGATCCCGAGGTGTGCACGCGGGTGCAGGATGCGTACTCCCTGCGCTGCAGCCCGCAGGTGCACGGTGCCGCCCGCGACACCCTGACCCACGCCCGGATGGTCGCCGAACGCGAACTCGCCGCCGTGATCGACAACCCCGTCGTCACGATCGACGGCCGCGTGGAGTCCAACGGCAACTTCCACGGAGCACCCATCGCCTACGTCCTGGACTTCCTCGCGATCGCCGTCGCCGATGTGGCGTCGATCTCGGAGCGGCGCACCGACCGCGCTCTCGACGTCGCGCGCAATCAGGGCCTCGCCCCCTTCCTCGCCCACGAGCCCGGCGTCGATTCGGGGCTCATGATCGCCCAGTACGCCGCGGCGGGAATCGTGTCGGAGCTCAAGCGCCTGGCCGCACCGGCATCGGTGGATTCGATCCCGTCCTCGGCGATGCAGGAAGACCATGTGTCGATGGGCTGGGCGGCGGGACGCAAGCTCCGGCGCGCCCTCGACGGCCTGGCCCGTGTCCTCGCGATCGAGGTCGTCACCGGGGCGAGAGCCCAGCAGCTGCGCGCCCCGCTCCGACCGGCTCGCGCCACCGGCGCGGTCGCCGACCTCGTGCGCGACGCCGCCGGCGGCCCCGGCCCCGACAGATTCCTCTCACCCGCGCTCGAGGCGGTCGCCGGCCTCGTCGCTAGCGGCGCGATCGCCCGCGCCGCGGCATCCGCTCTTTCACCGATCATCTCCGAGGAGCACTCATGA
- a CDS encoding sugar ABC transporter substrate-binding protein, translated as MTRRKMRAAFGAGAILTAGALVLTGCGGGSFDDGGGGAAADGELTSSDDPITVLIASSGEAEATAVEDAVAAWSAESGVEASVEIASDLNQQLAQGFAAGSPPDLFYLSPDALAGYADNGSLRAYGDELSNAGDFYAPLVENFTYEDEFYCAPKDFSTLALIINTDLWEAAGLTEDDVPTTWEELATVSQTLTTGGVTGLAFGPEVQRVGTFMAQAGGGLVTDGAATANSRENVEALEYVKTNLEGGNFAYATDIGAGWGGEAFGLGSAAMVIEGNWIEGAMRNDYPDVNYLVAQLPEGPGGPGTLQFTNCWGMAADSPNQQAALELVEYLTASEQQLAFSEAFGIMPSLETTADAWREANPDLAAFIDGAEYAQFLPTQADAAAVITDFNAQLESLAESDPTTILDSVQGNLEAVVG; from the coding sequence ATGACACGCAGGAAGATGCGCGCCGCGTTCGGCGCGGGAGCGATCCTCACCGCCGGAGCCCTGGTGCTGACCGGATGCGGCGGCGGAAGCTTCGACGACGGCGGCGGCGGAGCCGCGGCCGACGGCGAGCTGACCTCCTCCGACGACCCCATCACCGTCCTCATCGCCTCCAGCGGCGAGGCCGAGGCCACAGCCGTCGAAGACGCCGTCGCCGCATGGTCGGCCGAGTCCGGCGTCGAGGCGAGCGTCGAGATCGCCAGCGACCTCAACCAGCAGCTCGCTCAGGGATTCGCCGCGGGGTCGCCGCCGGATCTGTTCTACCTCTCCCCCGACGCCCTCGCCGGCTACGCAGACAACGGCTCGCTGCGCGCGTACGGCGACGAGCTCTCCAACGCGGGGGACTTCTACGCCCCGCTGGTGGAGAACTTCACCTACGAGGACGAGTTCTACTGCGCCCCGAAGGACTTCTCGACCCTGGCGCTGATCATCAACACCGACCTGTGGGAGGCCGCGGGCCTGACCGAGGATGACGTGCCGACCACGTGGGAGGAGCTGGCCACGGTCAGCCAGACCCTCACCACCGGTGGCGTCACCGGCCTCGCCTTCGGTCCCGAGGTGCAGCGTGTCGGCACCTTCATGGCCCAGGCCGGCGGCGGCCTCGTCACCGATGGCGCAGCCACCGCGAACAGCCGCGAGAACGTCGAGGCCCTGGAGTACGTCAAGACCAACCTCGAGGGCGGCAACTTCGCCTACGCCACCGACATCGGCGCCGGATGGGGCGGTGAGGCGTTCGGCCTCGGCTCTGCCGCGATGGTGATCGAGGGCAACTGGATCGAGGGGGCCATGCGCAACGACTACCCCGACGTGAACTACCTCGTCGCCCAGCTGCCCGAGGGCCCCGGTGGCCCCGGAACCCTGCAGTTCACCAACTGCTGGGGAATGGCCGCCGACAGCCCCAACCAGCAGGCAGCCCTCGAGCTGGTGGAGTACCTGACCGCCTCCGAGCAGCAGCTGGCCTTCTCCGAGGCGTTCGGCATCATGCCGTCGCTGGAGACCACCGCCGACGCGTGGCGCGAGGCCAACCCCGACCTCGCCGCCTTCATCGACGGCGCGGAGTACGCGCAGTTCCTGCCGACGCAGGCCGACGCCGCCGCTGTCATCACCGACTTCAACGCACAGCTGGAGTCGCTGGCCGAGTCCGATCCGACGACCATCCTCGACTCGGTGCAGGGCAACCTCGAGGCCGTGGTCGGCTGA
- a CDS encoding Glu/Leu/Phe/Val dehydrogenase family protein: MTHTLPLPDFTHERVEVITGRRSGLFLAVALHSSVLGSALGGARLWTYPHWSDALGDALRLSAAMTLKNAAAGLDAGGGKSVIALPEGTILDAERRRAAFLDLGDAVEALNGLYRTAEDVGSTTDDMLTVRERTEHVVGLPDAVGGSGEPAGPTSLGVYASLRATLERVTGSADVAGRRITISGLGQVGSRLALRLAAEGAVLTVTDVNPAKRDLARELQASWSEPGFEHLVPADVFVPAGIGGLLTSEIIDDLDARAVCGPANNPLAEHAGADRLAARGILYAPDFVVNAGGVIYLDLEARKLGTREEIMDRVAGIGDTLRRVFDEADERGITPLMAAEGLAAQRLSIGHRSPALA; the protein is encoded by the coding sequence ATGACGCACACCCTGCCCCTGCCCGATTTCACCCACGAGCGCGTGGAGGTGATCACGGGGCGGCGGAGCGGTCTGTTCCTCGCGGTGGCCCTGCACTCCTCCGTCCTCGGCTCCGCGCTCGGTGGCGCACGACTATGGACCTACCCGCACTGGAGCGATGCCCTCGGCGACGCCCTGCGCCTCTCTGCGGCGATGACCCTGAAGAACGCCGCCGCGGGCCTCGACGCCGGAGGCGGCAAGTCGGTCATCGCGCTTCCCGAGGGGACGATTCTCGACGCCGAGCGCCGGCGGGCCGCCTTCCTCGACCTCGGCGACGCCGTCGAAGCGCTGAACGGTCTGTACCGCACGGCAGAGGACGTCGGATCCACCACCGACGACATGCTCACGGTCCGCGAGCGCACCGAGCACGTCGTCGGCCTCCCCGACGCCGTCGGCGGCTCGGGTGAGCCGGCAGGGCCCACGAGCCTCGGGGTCTACGCGTCGCTGCGGGCGACCCTCGAGCGCGTGACCGGAAGTGCGGATGTCGCGGGCCGACGCATCACGATCTCGGGCCTCGGTCAGGTCGGCAGTCGCCTCGCGCTGCGGCTCGCCGCCGAGGGAGCCGTTCTCACGGTGACCGACGTGAACCCCGCCAAGCGCGACCTCGCCCGCGAGCTGCAGGCCTCTTGGAGCGAGCCCGGATTCGAGCACCTTGTGCCCGCCGACGTCTTCGTCCCCGCGGGGATCGGCGGCCTCCTCACCTCGGAGATCATCGACGACCTCGACGCCCGCGCTGTCTGCGGCCCGGCGAACAACCCGCTGGCCGAGCACGCCGGCGCCGACCGGCTCGCGGCGCGCGGCATCCTCTACGCTCCTGACTTCGTGGTGAACGCGGGCGGAGTGATCTACCTCGACCTCGAGGCGAGGAAGCTCGGCACGCGCGAAGAGATCATGGACCGCGTCGCCGGCATCGGCGACACCCTGCGCCGCGTCTTCGACGAGGCCGACGAGCGCGGGATCACGCCGCTCATGGCCGCCGAGGGGCTCGCGGCGCAGCGGCTGTCGATCGGACATCGGTCACCGGCTCTGGCCTGA
- a CDS encoding carbohydrate ABC transporter permease, whose translation MTATVTTPRAGSRNTGIRRGEAAAGWVFVLPVILILGLFLLIPVLMALWVSFSDWAGRGSPLSGSVNFVGLENYAAVTTGGGLAERDFGISLRNIAWYVLLVVPLQTALSLFLAVLVNRAVLRGRGFFRTAFYFPSVTSSVAITILWLFLFSQTGVVNAVLAWIGITGPNWFQEPSGIVHNALAGLGVTSGPEALTQTDVLGVSLWEWLAGPSVALSAFILMAVFTTSGTFMLLFIAALQNVGGELGEAGMMDGANGWQRFWHITLPQLRPTIFTVVTLGVIGGWQVFDQIYTGTEGGPAKTTVTPAYLSYEAAFTRQEWGEGSAIAFLLFLIIIFFTIIQRWVLRERGVSKRRAARYEVKGGRS comes from the coding sequence ATGACCGCCACGGTCACCACCCCCCGCGCCGGATCCCGCAACACCGGGATCCGGCGCGGGGAGGCCGCCGCGGGGTGGGTGTTCGTCCTCCCCGTCATCCTCATCCTCGGGCTGTTCCTCCTGATCCCGGTGCTGATGGCGCTGTGGGTGAGCTTCTCCGACTGGGCGGGACGGGGAAGCCCCCTGTCGGGATCCGTGAACTTCGTCGGCCTGGAGAACTACGCCGCGGTGACCACCGGTGGCGGGCTCGCCGAGCGCGACTTCGGCATCTCGCTTCGCAACATCGCCTGGTACGTACTGCTCGTCGTCCCGCTGCAGACCGCGCTGTCGCTCTTCCTCGCCGTGCTGGTCAACCGCGCGGTGCTGCGCGGCCGCGGCTTCTTCCGCACCGCCTTCTACTTCCCCTCGGTCACCTCCTCGGTGGCGATCACGATCCTGTGGCTGTTCCTCTTCTCCCAGACCGGTGTGGTCAACGCCGTCCTCGCCTGGATCGGGATCACGGGGCCGAACTGGTTCCAGGAGCCGAGCGGCATCGTCCACAACGCCCTCGCGGGGCTCGGGGTCACGAGCGGGCCTGAGGCGCTCACTCAGACCGACGTGCTCGGTGTGAGCCTGTGGGAGTGGCTCGCCGGTCCCTCGGTCGCCCTGTCGGCCTTCATTCTCATGGCGGTCTTCACCACGAGCGGCACCTTCATGCTGCTCTTCATCGCGGCCCTGCAGAACGTGGGCGGCGAGCTCGGCGAGGCCGGGATGATGGACGGCGCCAACGGCTGGCAGCGGTTCTGGCACATCACCCTGCCGCAGCTGCGCCCGACGATCTTCACCGTTGTGACCCTCGGGGTCATCGGCGGCTGGCAGGTCTTCGACCAGATCTACACCGGCACCGAAGGCGGCCCGGCGAAGACCACCGTCACCCCCGCCTACCTGTCCTACGAGGCGGCATTCACCCGTCAGGAGTGGGGCGAGGGGTCGGCGATCGCCTTCCTTCTTTTCCTCATCATCATCTTCTTCACCATCATCCAGCGCTGGGTGCTGCGTGAACGCGGGGTCTCCAAGCGACGCGCCGCACGCTACGAAGTGAAGGGGGGCCGGTCATGA
- the arr gene encoding NAD(+)--rifampin ADP-ribosyltransferase, with protein MAAQHPLDDGPFFHGTRAELMPGDHVSAGFRSNYRSDVVMNHVYFTASPDGAGLAAELAVILGSEDARLHVYRVEVTDDFENDPNVTDKKFPGNPTRSYRSAAPLIVIEEITAWTRLTPEAREEWRRRLAELAASGAEIIN; from the coding sequence GTGGCGGCGCAGCATCCTCTCGATGACGGACCCTTCTTCCACGGCACACGCGCCGAACTGATGCCCGGCGACCACGTGAGCGCGGGATTCCGATCGAACTATCGATCCGACGTCGTCATGAACCACGTCTACTTCACGGCATCGCCTGACGGCGCCGGTCTCGCGGCGGAGCTGGCGGTGATTCTCGGTTCCGAAGATGCCCGACTGCACGTCTACCGCGTCGAGGTGACGGACGATTTCGAGAACGATCCGAACGTCACGGACAAGAAGTTCCCCGGCAACCCCACGCGCTCGTACCGCTCGGCTGCACCGCTCATCGTCATCGAAGAGATCACCGCCTGGACCCGGCTGACCCCCGAGGCCCGGGAGGAATGGCGTCGCCGTCTGGCGGAACTCGCCGCGAGTGGGGCCGAGATCATCAACTGA
- a CDS encoding IclR family transcriptional regulator: MISDSGTETDRPQVPAADQTLRILSHLARQRGPVPARTIADALGLPRSTVYHLLTTLERRGFVVHLTAERRWGLGIAAFELGGGYARQQPLARLGRPLVAALADRLGESTHLAVMSGRDVLYLVEERAPGRPTLVTDVGVRLPAHLTATGRAMLASLPPAQVRALFPDASSFADRTGRGPRRLSELRRILRDVRTHGVAEEHGEVTLGFRSVAAVVLDHAGWPAAAVATTWAEDATLRHSDAAALVRETAGVLARRIGG, from the coding sequence GTGATCTCAGACAGCGGCACCGAGACGGACAGACCGCAGGTTCCGGCTGCCGACCAGACGCTCCGGATCCTCTCGCACCTCGCCCGTCAGCGCGGGCCGGTGCCGGCTCGGACGATCGCCGACGCCCTCGGGCTTCCGCGTTCGACGGTGTATCACCTGCTGACCACCCTCGAGCGCCGTGGTTTCGTCGTCCACCTCACGGCCGAGCGGCGCTGGGGTCTAGGTATCGCGGCCTTCGAGCTCGGCGGCGGGTACGCGCGTCAGCAGCCGCTCGCGCGCCTCGGACGCCCGCTGGTCGCCGCTCTCGCCGACCGTCTCGGAGAGAGCACGCACCTGGCCGTGATGAGCGGCCGCGACGTGCTCTACCTCGTGGAGGAGCGCGCGCCCGGTCGCCCGACCCTCGTGACCGACGTCGGGGTTCGCCTGCCCGCCCACCTCACCGCGACCGGCCGCGCAATGCTCGCCTCCCTCCCACCGGCGCAGGTGCGGGCCCTGTTCCCCGACGCGTCGTCCTTCGCCGACCGCACCGGGCGCGGACCCCGGCGTCTCAGCGAACTGCGCCGGATCCTCCGCGACGTCCGCACGCACGGTGTCGCCGAGGAGCACGGCGAGGTGACGCTGGGATTCCGCTCCGTCGCGGCTGTCGTGCTGGATCACGCCGGCTGGCCCGCGGCGGCGGTCGCGACGACGTGGGCCGAGGACGCCACACTTCGGCATTCCGACGCCGCTGCGCTCGTTCGAGAGACAGCCGGGGTGCTGGCGCGCAGAATCGGCGGGTGA
- a CDS encoding carbohydrate ABC transporter permease produces the protein MSETLPPQAKVAQVDPGRSTPAPRTRRNGLSRRVSGQIFLYALLVILAIIYIFPFLVQVATSFKTDSEAASNALSLIPQTVTFAAYETLFGRSDFPLWFVNSTIVTVVVTLGRVFFVSLAGYALARLHFRGRGAIFALVVAVMAVPAVVLLIPKFLVLNQIGIYDTYAAMILPLLVDAAGVFIMKNFFESIPVSVEEQARIDGAGAFRVFWSVVLPMARPALITIVILSFQGSWNELSHFIVATQSPELTTLTKGVASLASGQLSQGTQYPIKLAAALIMTIPVAVLFFIFQKRIMNTSEGAVKG, from the coding sequence ATGAGCGAGACACTGCCGCCGCAGGCGAAGGTCGCCCAGGTCGATCCGGGCCGATCCACCCCTGCGCCCCGCACCCGCCGCAACGGCCTCTCCCGCCGGGTCAGCGGTCAGATCTTCCTGTACGCGCTGCTGGTGATCCTCGCGATCATCTACATCTTCCCGTTCCTCGTGCAGGTCGCGACCTCGTTCAAGACCGACTCCGAGGCGGCGAGCAACGCGCTGTCGCTCATCCCGCAGACGGTGACCTTCGCCGCCTACGAGACCCTCTTCGGCCGGAGCGACTTCCCGCTGTGGTTCGTCAACTCCACGATCGTCACGGTGGTGGTGACCCTCGGCCGGGTGTTCTTCGTCTCCCTCGCCGGGTACGCCCTCGCCCGTCTGCACTTCCGGGGTCGGGGAGCCATCTTCGCCCTCGTCGTGGCCGTCATGGCGGTGCCGGCGGTGGTGCTCCTCATCCCGAAGTTCCTCGTGCTCAATCAGATCGGCATCTACGACACCTATGCCGCGATGATCCTGCCGCTTCTCGTCGATGCGGCCGGGGTGTTCATCATGAAGAACTTCTTCGAGTCCATCCCGGTCTCGGTCGAGGAGCAGGCACGCATCGACGGCGCAGGCGCCTTCCGGGTGTTCTGGTCGGTCGTGCTGCCGATGGCGCGGCCCGCCCTCATCACGATCGTGATCCTGTCGTTCCAGGGGTCGTGGAACGAGCTCAGCCACTTCATCGTCGCCACGCAGTCCCCTGAGCTGACGACCCTCACCAAGGGCGTCGCGTCGCTGGCCTCCGGTCAGCTCAGTCAGGGCACGCAGTATCCGATCAAGCTCGCCGCAGCGCTGATCATGACGATCCCGGTGGCCGTTCTGTTCTTCATCTTCCAAAAGCGCATCATGAACACCAGCGAAGGAGCCGTCAAAGGATGA
- a CDS encoding YbaK/EbsC family protein, with translation MTSSLPPRSRLVHDALRAAGIAGDIVVLPDAASTAVLAAEALGVEVGAIANSLVFWSDGEPLLVMTSGAHRVDTVALAARLGRESIRRATPEQVRDATGQAIGGVAPTGHPAPLPTVVDEDLAQYPEIWAAGGTPHTVFPLTFDELVHLTGGTVSKVD, from the coding sequence ATGACCTCCTCGCTCCCGCCCCGCAGTCGCCTGGTCCATGACGCCCTCCGCGCCGCCGGAATCGCCGGCGACATCGTCGTGCTCCCCGATGCCGCATCCACCGCCGTCCTCGCGGCCGAGGCGCTCGGTGTCGAGGTGGGCGCGATCGCGAACAGCCTGGTGTTCTGGAGCGACGGCGAACCGCTCCTGGTGATGACGAGCGGCGCGCACCGCGTCGACACCGTCGCGCTCGCGGCTCGTCTGGGTCGCGAATCGATCCGACGTGCGACGCCCGAGCAGGTGCGGGATGCCACGGGCCAGGCGATCGGGGGAGTGGCACCGACCGGCCACCCGGCGCCACTTCCCACCGTGGTCGACGAGGATCTCGCGCAGTATCCCGAGATCTGGGCCGCCGGCGGCACCCCGCACACCGTCTTCCCGCTCACCTTCGATGAGCTGGTCCACCTCACCGGTGGGACGGTGTCGAAGGTCGACTGA
- a CDS encoding LacI family DNA-binding transcriptional regulator, producing the protein MAKAPTVEDVARRAGVSRQTVSNVINSPAIVREETRVRVQRAIDELAYRPHVAARSLRTRRSSTIGVHIDPFSGGISGVILDRFIHALTENANERALRVLIYSARSKDEEIARLSDLIDGGEIDAAVITGTAFGDPRTGWLDGRHLPYAAFGRPWGGGDVWESGHSWVDVDGAAGTRAATVHALEAWGPRVAWLGWPPDAGTGDDRERGWREAMRASGLTGPVFRMPDSVAEARSVMARAFADPVVRDGIDAVVCVSDALAVGAHLAAVDSGATGIGLIGFDNTPVAEALGLSSVEQAPELVAGAVLDLLTDDTGRRIATGESPPERMLVEPRLVVR; encoded by the coding sequence ATGGCGAAGGCGCCGACCGTCGAAGACGTCGCCCGCCGTGCGGGGGTGTCGCGGCAGACGGTCTCGAATGTGATCAACAGCCCCGCGATCGTGCGGGAGGAGACCCGGGTACGCGTGCAGCGGGCGATCGACGAGCTCGCCTACCGGCCGCATGTCGCGGCGCGGAGCCTGCGCACGAGGCGCAGCTCGACGATCGGCGTGCACATCGATCCCTTCAGCGGCGGGATCTCGGGGGTCATCCTCGACCGCTTCATCCATGCCCTGACCGAGAACGCCAACGAGCGCGCGCTGCGCGTGCTCATCTACAGCGCCCGCAGCAAAGACGAGGAGATCGCGCGGCTCAGCGACCTGATCGACGGCGGCGAGATCGATGCGGCGGTGATCACCGGCACGGCCTTCGGCGATCCGCGGACGGGGTGGTTGGACGGTCGACACCTTCCCTACGCCGCCTTCGGGCGGCCCTGGGGCGGCGGCGACGTGTGGGAGTCCGGACACTCGTGGGTCGACGTCGACGGTGCTGCCGGCACGCGGGCCGCGACGGTGCACGCACTCGAGGCCTGGGGGCCGCGTGTCGCGTGGCTCGGGTGGCCGCCCGATGCGGGCACCGGCGATGACCGGGAGCGCGGATGGCGCGAGGCGATGCGCGCGTCGGGGCTCACCGGTCCGGTCTTCCGCATGCCCGACAGCGTGGCGGAGGCCCGCAGTGTGATGGCTCGGGCCTTCGCAGACCCGGTCGTGCGCGACGGGATCGACGCGGTGGTCTGCGTGAGCGACGCCCTGGCCGTCGGAGCTCACCTGGCCGCCGTCGACAGCGGCGCGACCGGAATCGGACTCATCGGCTTCGACAACACCCCCGTCGCCGAGGCACTCGGGCTCTCGAGCGTCGAGCAGGCGCCGGAGCTCGTGGCCGGTGCGGTGCTCGACCTCCTCACCGACGACACCGGGCGCCGCATCGCGACCGGCGAGAGCCCGCCTGAGCGGATGCTCGTCGAGCCGCGTCTCGTGGTCCGCTGA
- a CDS encoding glycogen debranching N-terminal domain-containing protein — protein sequence MNPLTEPATRTRQPLLDDAVIALRAPTQVWSRETGDAGAGAIDGIYHGDVRHVRDLELTCDESEVEWISLAPDGPSRVVFSAVLRGLDDDTPDPKVRLLRDRVVTPGEVRETWTLRSARDEPVSATLRLRVGAEFASLHDVKGGRPEAAVTEVHGTDATASARSQTASFLLEATGGVVETSGSDIRAAWSITLPARGEATVSWRMILEDTTVVVSGVSHPSRIDVAAAVQAVRGGDPRLGRWLEVALGDLEALRLTLPDERDDAFYAAGAPWFFTLFGRDSLWAARLALPLDVGMAASTLRVLARLQGDRDEPDSAQEPGKILHELRATTLEQPSEGLALPPLYYGTVDATALWVCLLADAWRAGMPEAEVAALVPALRGALDWLVHHGDNDGDGFIDYLDRTGHGLANQGWKDSGDSIQWRDGRLAEGPIALCEVQGYAYEAALAGAEILETLTGDVDEAARLRAWARELRERFAAAYWVETPEGRYPAVALDRHKQPVDTLTSNIGHLLGTGILDADDEAHVARLLLGASLSSGFGIRTMSTGAAGYWPLSYHGGSVWTHDTAIAAHGMLRAGLRTEAEEVVTGMLAAAEAFSYRVPELHSGDPITETSRPAPYPAACRPQAWSAAAAVVALSAVQGR from the coding sequence ATGAACCCCCTCACCGAGCCCGCGACCCGCACGCGCCAGCCGCTGCTCGACGACGCGGTCATCGCGCTGCGCGCCCCCACCCAGGTGTGGTCGCGCGAGACCGGCGACGCCGGCGCGGGTGCGATCGACGGGATCTACCACGGCGACGTCCGGCATGTGCGCGACCTGGAGCTGACCTGCGACGAGTCGGAGGTCGAGTGGATCTCCCTCGCTCCCGACGGCCCCTCACGGGTGGTCTTCAGCGCGGTGCTGCGCGGGCTCGACGACGACACCCCCGACCCCAAGGTGCGGCTGCTGCGGGATCGCGTCGTCACTCCCGGCGAGGTGCGCGAGACCTGGACGCTGCGCTCAGCGCGTGACGAGCCGGTGTCGGCCACCCTCCGACTGCGTGTCGGTGCCGAGTTCGCATCGCTCCACGACGTCAAGGGCGGCCGTCCCGAGGCGGCGGTCACCGAGGTGCACGGGACGGATGCCACGGCGTCGGCGCGTTCGCAGACGGCGTCGTTCCTCCTCGAGGCCACCGGCGGCGTGGTCGAGACGAGCGGGTCGGACATCCGCGCGGCATGGTCGATCACCCTCCCCGCCCGCGGCGAGGCGACGGTGTCCTGGCGGATGATCCTGGAGGACACCACCGTCGTCGTGTCCGGGGTCTCGCACCCGAGCCGCATCGACGTCGCGGCCGCCGTGCAGGCGGTCCGCGGCGGCGATCCGCGTCTCGGCCGGTGGCTCGAGGTCGCCCTCGGCGACCTCGAGGCCCTGCGGCTCACCCTTCCCGATGAGCGCGACGATGCGTTCTACGCAGCCGGCGCGCCCTGGTTCTTCACGCTGTTCGGTCGGGATTCGCTCTGGGCGGCACGCCTCGCCCTTCCGCTCGACGTCGGCATGGCGGCATCCACCCTTCGCGTCCTCGCGCGTCTGCAGGGCGACCGAGACGAGCCCGACTCGGCGCAGGAGCCGGGGAAGATCCTCCACGAGCTGCGGGCGACCACGCTCGAGCAGCCGAGCGAGGGCCTCGCCCTCCCCCCGCTGTACTACGGGACGGTCGATGCGACCGCGCTGTGGGTGTGCCTCCTCGCCGACGCGTGGCGGGCGGGAATGCCCGAGGCGGAGGTCGCGGCGCTCGTGCCCGCTCTGCGCGGAGCGCTCGACTGGCTGGTCCATCACGGCGACAACGACGGCGATGGTTTCATCGACTACCTCGATCGCACCGGCCACGGCCTCGCCAATCAGGGTTGGAAGGACTCGGGAGACTCGATCCAGTGGCGCGACGGGCGCCTGGCGGAGGGGCCGATCGCGCTGTGCGAGGTGCAGGGCTATGCCTACGAGGCCGCTCTCGCCGGGGCTGAGATCCTCGAAACCCTCACGGGCGACGTCGATGAGGCCGCCCGGCTGCGGGCCTGGGCTCGTGAGCTGCGCGAGCGCTTCGCCGCGGCGTACTGGGTGGAGACCCCCGAGGGACGCTATCCGGCGGTGGCCCTCGACCGGCACAAGCAGCCCGTCGACACCCTGACCAGCAACATCGGGCATCTCCTCGGAACGGGCATCCTCGACGCCGACGACGAGGCGCACGTCGCTCGGCTGCTCCTGGGCGCTTCGCTGTCGAGCGGCTTCGGCATCCGCACGATGTCCACGGGAGCCGCGGGCTATTGGCCGCTGTCGTACCACGGGGGAAGCGTGTGGACACACGATACGGCCATCGCCGCGCACGGGATGCTGCGCGCCGGCCTCCGCACGGAGGCGGAGGAGGTCGTGACCGGCATGCTCGCCGCCGCAGAGGCGTTCTCGTACCGGGTTCCCGAGCTTCACTCGGGTGATCCGATCACCGAGACCTCGCGCCCCGCTCCCTACCCTGCGGCCTGCAGGCCGCAGGCGTGGTCGGCGGCCGCGGCCGTCGTGGCGCTGAGCGCGGTTCAGGGACGCTGA